Proteins encoded in a region of the Stieleria neptunia genome:
- a CDS encoding TapB family protein, translating into MVNAQDLYFPTVEGSRRVLQRTLGDRITTVTETITKVERVDGEHVVTLSRENSAYGHDSGKRFNEYMCAVSPSGLFLVRNIEGKSENRKPLLKLPAKAGVTWINKSRDEEQDLDETASFTIGKEELVSVPAGQYLAIPVVAEYTFQRQGRTLTTSKSKLWYAAGVGVVKSVYYRDGTDDLVSELKEFVLGKAK; encoded by the coding sequence ATGGTGAATGCACAGGACTTGTATTTCCCAACGGTGGAAGGCTCGAGGCGGGTCCTTCAGAGAACTTTGGGGGACCGCATCACTACCGTCACTGAAACGATTACGAAAGTCGAACGTGTGGATGGTGAGCACGTCGTCACTTTGTCGCGAGAAAACTCTGCATACGGACACGACTCCGGAAAGCGTTTCAATGAGTATATGTGTGCGGTTTCGCCCAGCGGTTTGTTCTTGGTGCGAAACATCGAAGGCAAATCTGAGAACCGGAAACCATTGCTGAAGTTACCAGCAAAAGCGGGTGTCACGTGGATAAACAAAAGCCGTGACGAAGAGCAAGACCTTGATGAAACTGCATCCTTCACCATCGGAAAGGAGGAGCTTGTATCGGTGCCAGCCGGTCAGTATTTGGCGATCCCAGTGGTGGCCGAATATACTTTTCAACGCCAGGGAAGAACCCTAACCACATCGAAATCCAAATTGTGGTACGCCGCCGGAGTCGGAGTTGTGAAGAGTGTGTACTACCGCGACGGCACCGATGATCTAGTGAGTGAGTTGAAGGAATTCGTTCTCGGCAAAGCGAAATGA
- a CDS encoding IS91 family transposase, which translates to MAITLQQIFGRYFDSFASRFHVSREMLRAAWCIQHCRTRTLGGHVDSCPEGHYHSIAYNSCRHRCCPQCAWVAREQWLAKCKQRLLPCPHHHIVFTLPSELNRIWRFNKAAYAETLFNAAKETLQQLLKDPKYLGAKPGILAALHTWNQTLLPHVHLHCIVTAGGLAGDGTWRRPQKDCLLPRKVLMLKFRGKFKAMLQQKVQSGKIQLPDSMSASDFQKLLAKLSDKPWNVKIFDAYRDGSGVATYLARYIKGGPIGKSRLLDVQDDKVVFRYRIGTQDGGDGKRQGVTALPIDQFLGRWLEHVPPRRFQTVRGYGLYSGNQYSQLDEARAALGVEPPESDSLEQLTWQQWCESAGLLDACTCPVCGKRLVSHHEFSAGRDPPSDAYSWREKQGQAA; encoded by the coding sequence ATGGCCATCACGCTTCAACAGATTTTCGGACGCTATTTCGACTCCTTCGCCTCGCGTTTTCACGTCTCGCGGGAGATGCTTCGCGCCGCATGGTGCATCCAACACTGTCGCACTCGGACGCTCGGTGGGCACGTCGACAGTTGCCCCGAAGGTCACTACCACAGCATCGCCTACAACTCCTGTCGGCATCGGTGCTGCCCCCAGTGCGCCTGGGTGGCCCGAGAGCAGTGGCTGGCCAAATGTAAGCAACGCTTGCTGCCCTGCCCGCATCATCACATCGTCTTCACACTCCCGAGCGAACTGAATCGAATCTGGCGGTTCAACAAGGCTGCCTATGCCGAGACCCTCTTCAACGCCGCGAAGGAAACACTCCAGCAACTGCTCAAGGACCCCAAGTACCTCGGTGCGAAGCCTGGGATCCTGGCGGCGCTGCACACCTGGAACCAGACCCTGTTGCCGCACGTGCACTTGCATTGCATCGTCACCGCCGGCGGGCTGGCTGGTGATGGGACGTGGCGCCGTCCCCAAAAAGATTGTTTGCTGCCCCGCAAAGTGTTGATGCTCAAGTTCCGCGGCAAATTCAAGGCGATGCTTCAGCAGAAGGTTCAATCAGGCAAGATCCAATTGCCCGACTCGATGAGCGCGTCCGACTTTCAGAAGCTGTTGGCCAAGCTCAGCGACAAACCGTGGAACGTCAAAATATTTGACGCCTATCGTGATGGCTCCGGTGTGGCGACCTATTTGGCTCGGTACATCAAGGGCGGCCCGATCGGCAAGTCACGGTTACTGGACGTTCAAGATGACAAGGTCGTGTTTCGCTATCGGATTGGAACGCAGGACGGTGGGGACGGGAAACGTCAGGGGGTGACCGCGTTGCCGATCGATCAGTTTCTCGGCCGCTGGCTGGAGCACGTGCCGCCGCGGCGATTTCAGACGGTTCGCGGCTACGGTCTGTACAGCGGCAACCAATACTCCCAGCTCGATGAGGCCCGTGCCGCGCTCGGCGTGGAGCCGCCAGAGTCCGACTCGCTTGAACAGTTGACTTGGCAACAATGGTGCGAGTCGGCCGGGCTTCTTGATGCTTGCACGTGTCCGGTGTGTGGTAAACGGTTGGTCTCGCATCACGAATTTTCCGCCGGGCGGGATCCTCCCTCTGATGCGTATTCTTGGCGTGAGAAACAAGGGCAAGCCGCATGA
- a CDS encoding type II toxin-antitoxin system RelE/ParE family toxin has product MNVEVLDEARLDIAEGVAFYDHQSDGAGDYFFERIFDDIDALKDTAGIHETHFGFHRKIASRHPYLIYYRIIGTGVEVVAVLDGRGRPSDIEVVLRRR; this is encoded by the coding sequence ATGAACGTCGAAGTTCTCGATGAGGCCCGATTGGATATTGCTGAAGGCGTGGCGTTTTACGACCACCAAAGCGATGGAGCGGGTGACTATTTTTTTGAGCGGATTTTCGATGACATTGACGCATTGAAAGACACCGCCGGGATTCACGAAACCCATTTCGGATTTCATCGTAAAATTGCTTCTCGCCATCCATATTTGATCTACTACCGTATCATCGGAACCGGCGTGGAGGTCGTTGCTGTTCTCGATGGTCGAGGGCGTCCCTCCGACATAGAGGTGGTCTTGCGACGGCGATGA
- a CDS encoding ribonuclease E inhibitor RraB — MIATICSDSYVEWDFDTHLVDAVGQLISIARDEDDDLTQPRSVIHQLTFPSIDMASAFRNRVPIRWSTNVKQRDDGDGWQCECTRDMIPDHEKLTEHARLLWGIALSIHPTLWAYLGMPDHREEQFWFVAPPMLYYEKVA, encoded by the coding sequence ATGATTGCAACCATCTGCAGTGACAGCTACGTGGAATGGGACTTCGACACACACCTCGTTGACGCGGTCGGCCAACTAATTTCCATTGCTCGCGATGAGGATGATGATCTGACGCAGCCACGATCTGTGATCCATCAGCTGACTTTTCCATCAATCGACATGGCTTCCGCATTCCGCAATCGTGTGCCGATCAGATGGTCGACGAACGTCAAGCAACGTGACGACGGCGACGGATGGCAATGTGAGTGCACTCGCGATATGATCCCTGATCACGAGAAGCTCACCGAACATGCCAGACTGCTGTGGGGAATTGCCCTGTCAATTCATCCAACGCTTTGGGCATACTTGGGAATGCCCGACCACCGCGAAGAACAATTCTGGTTCGTCGCTCCACCGATGCTCTACTATGAGAAGGTGGCGTAA